In Paenibacillus sp. G2S3, a single window of DNA contains:
- a CDS encoding MarR family transcriptional regulator → MSNTEENVRHAENTTEMDQASSLKLFVVLSKAYRSLMDQAVKDMKSYGLASAEFMVLEVLYHRTRIPLQQIGEKILVTSGSITYNIDKLEKKGLLKRVPCSEDRRVTYAEITDAGRELFDKIFPRHVDSIHDLMRGLDQDEKGQAIELLKKLGKGV, encoded by the coding sequence ATGAGTAATACCGAAGAGAACGTACGTCATGCAGAGAATACTACGGAGATGGATCAAGCGTCTTCTTTAAAGTTATTTGTTGTATTATCTAAGGCCTACAGAAGCTTGATGGATCAAGCTGTGAAGGATATGAAGAGTTATGGGCTGGCATCTGCCGAGTTCATGGTACTTGAGGTGCTGTATCACCGGACCCGTATTCCACTACAACAGATCGGAGAGAAGATTCTCGTTACGAGTGGAAGCATCACCTATAATATCGATAAGCTGGAGAAGAAAGGTCTGCTGAAACGTGTGCCGTGTAGCGAGGACAGACGCGTGACCTATGCGGAGATTACGGATGCAGGACGTGAGCTGTTCGATAAGATTTTCCCGCGTCATGTGGATTCGATTCATGATTTGATGCGTGGACTGGATCAGGATGAGAAGGGTCAGGCGATTGAATTACTGAAGAAGCTAGGCAAAGGTGTATAG
- a CDS encoding FlxA-like family protein, producing the protein MSISAVSGSTSYTTSTSSATDTSTLEKQKAKLEAELDKINASSDDDKTKETKTKQIEQQIKTIEAQISQKTQSSTSTAGSGVEAPAKPANNALAAASPQEIATATTDSKGRFDIRV; encoded by the coding sequence ATGAGTATATCCGCAGTCTCAGGTTCCACATCGTATACTACCTCGACATCTAGCGCTACAGATACCAGTACGCTTGAGAAACAAAAAGCGAAGCTGGAAGCTGAACTAGACAAGATTAATGCCAGCTCAGACGATGACAAGACCAAGGAAACGAAAACGAAGCAAATTGAGCAACAGATTAAGACCATCGAGGCACAAATCTCGCAGAAGACTCAGAGCAGTACTTCCACCGCAGGCAGTGGTGTAGAGGCGCCTGCTAAACCTGCGAACAATGCGCTTGCTGCAGCAAGTCCGCAAGAGATCGCTACCGCAACAACGGATAGCAAAGGTAGATTTGATATTCGAGTATAA
- a CDS encoding DoxX family protein produces MISLGILLMRLVIGIAFIGHGAQKLFGWFGGYGPKGTGGWMESIGIKPGVTMAVLAGLLELIGGFMFAAGLLTPVAAVLIVATMLGAIVKVHAPNGFWSTSNGIEFPLTVLVVAAGIALTGPGSISLDALIFN; encoded by the coding sequence ATGATAAGTCTAGGAATATTATTGATGAGATTAGTGATCGGGATTGCGTTCATAGGACATGGTGCACAAAAGCTATTTGGATGGTTTGGTGGGTATGGCCCGAAGGGCACTGGTGGCTGGATGGAGTCCATCGGTATTAAACCGGGCGTTACGATGGCGGTATTGGCAGGACTATTGGAGCTGATAGGTGGATTCATGTTCGCGGCAGGACTGCTGACGCCTGTTGCAGCGGTGTTGATTGTAGCCACAATGTTGGGGGCTATCGTTAAGGTGCATGCGCCGAATGGCTTCTGGTCTACTTCGAACGGTATCGAGTTTCCGCTTACGGTATTGGTGGTTGCGGCAGGTATAGCACTTACGGGACCGGGTTCGATTTCTCTGGATGCATTGATTTTTAATTAA
- a CDS encoding futalosine hydrolase, with product MVEEQAGARRVLIVTAVAAERDAVLRGLQGSDRFHVIAAGAGTAAAAAGTAAALAAGSYGCVISAGIGGGFPGVAPLGSLVVASEMIAADLGAETPEGFRSAAELGFGSVSVPADRGTVQAVSAALAAAGLTVSTGTVLTVSTATGTAETAAALIARHPTAVAEAMEGHGVAVAAEALGLPVLELRAISNPVGPRDRAAWKIGDAMEALTAAAAILLEVL from the coding sequence ATGGTGGAGGAACAAGCTGGTGCGCGGCGCGTGCTGATCGTAACAGCCGTAGCCGCAGAGCGGGACGCGGTCCTGCGCGGCCTACAAGGCAGCGACAGGTTCCATGTGATTGCTGCCGGCGCAGGTACGGCAGCAGCGGCGGCGGGAACCGCCGCGGCACTCGCAGCCGGATCTTACGGCTGCGTAATCAGCGCCGGGATCGGCGGCGGGTTCCCGGGGGTGGCACCTTTAGGCTCGCTGGTCGTTGCCAGCGAGATGATAGCCGCCGACCTCGGGGCCGAGACGCCGGAGGGCTTTCGCAGCGCTGCCGAGCTAGGCTTCGGCAGCGTGTCCGTGCCGGCTGACCGCGGCACGGTACAGGCGGTTTCGGCCGCGCTGGCAGCGGCCGGACTGACCGTAAGCACGGGGACCGTGCTTACGGTCTCGACGGCGACCGGCACCGCGGAGACGGCCGCCGCCCTCATCGCGCGGCATCCTACTGCCGTCGCGGAGGCAATGGAAGGCCACGGAGTTGCCGTGGCCGCTGAGGCGCTGGGGCTCCCGGTACTGGAGCTCCGCGCCATTTCGAACCCGGTCGGTCCCCGCGACCGGGCCGCCTGGAAGATCGGCGATGCAATGGAAGCATTAACGGCGGCAGCCGCTATACTATTGGAGGTGCTGTAA
- a CDS encoding multidrug effflux MFS transporter has product MIGIQNGNKLAADGPSRKQRLQLAVILGSITTIGPLSIDMYLPALPTLVSDFGTTAALVQLSLTFFLLGLASGQLVAGPLSDVYGRRRPLLIGMFIYAVSSVLCAFSPSIGLLIVLRFIQGLAGSVGVVVSRAAVRDLYSGSELTKFFSLLMIVNGLGPILAPVIGGQLLRVTTWKGIFLVLFAAGIIFCLTILLRLPETLPKERRSKSGLKGTLLTFRVLLGNRKFMGYALSQGFVTASMFAYISGSSFVLQNIFAVTPQVYSLIFAVNGIGIIITGQIAGRLAGKVSETKLLLSGLLLCTMGGILLLLTVLVGGGLIPILICLFAVVSSVGIVGATSFSLAMQDQGETAGSASALIGLIPLLLGSCVAPLVGLGGVESALPMAIVMACTGILSILSYLLLVRRGKASS; this is encoded by the coding sequence ATGATTGGAATTCAAAATGGTAATAAGCTTGCCGCAGATGGACCCTCACGGAAGCAGAGATTACAGTTGGCTGTGATTCTCGGCTCCATTACAACGATCGGCCCGTTGTCGATTGATATGTATTTGCCGGCACTGCCTACGCTTGTCTCGGATTTCGGTACGACCGCTGCTTTAGTGCAGCTTAGTCTGACCTTCTTTTTGCTGGGGCTTGCTTCAGGTCAGTTGGTCGCTGGACCGCTGAGTGATGTATATGGTCGCCGTCGTCCGCTGCTTATAGGTATGTTCATCTACGCCGTTTCCTCAGTGCTATGTGCCTTTAGTCCTTCGATTGGACTGCTGATCGTTTTGCGGTTTATTCAAGGCCTTGCTGGCTCAGTGGGGGTGGTTGTCTCTAGAGCGGCTGTTCGTGATTTATATAGTGGCTCTGAACTCACGAAGTTCTTCTCACTATTGATGATTGTGAATGGTCTCGGACCGATATTAGCACCAGTTATTGGGGGCCAGCTGTTAAGAGTGACTACATGGAAAGGGATATTCCTCGTATTATTTGCTGCCGGAATTATTTTTTGTTTAACTATTTTATTGCGCTTGCCGGAGACGCTGCCGAAGGAGCGACGCTCTAAGAGTGGACTGAAGGGTACATTGCTTACCTTCCGGGTATTGCTGGGCAACCGTAAGTTTATGGGTTATGCCTTGTCTCAAGGTTTCGTTACGGCATCTATGTTCGCGTATATCTCAGGTTCTTCTTTTGTATTGCAAAATATTTTTGCGGTTACCCCGCAAGTATATAGTCTGATCTTTGCAGTGAATGGGATCGGGATTATTATTACTGGCCAAATAGCCGGCAGACTTGCTGGAAAGGTAAGTGAGACTAAGCTGCTACTTAGTGGACTATTGCTCTGTACGATGGGGGGCATCTTGCTACTGCTAACGGTTCTAGTAGGAGGAGGACTGATCCCTATTCTGATCTGTCTATTTGCGGTTGTCTCCAGTGTAGGGATTGTCGGAGCGACCAGCTTCTCACTGGCGATGCAAGATCAAGGCGAAACTGCAGGCAGTGCCTCGGCGTTAATCGGATTAATACCCCTGTTGCTAGGTAGCTGTGTAGCGCCACTTGTGGGTCTTGGGGGAGTTGAATCCGCACTTCCGATGGCGATTGTGATGGCATGTACAGGAATTCTCTCGATTCTATCTTATCTGCTGCTTGTTAGACGAGGAAAAGCAAGCTCCTAG
- a CDS encoding ring-cleaving dioxygenase, which yields MTLQTAGIHHITAFVGDAQRNVDFYAGILGLRLVKKTINFDAPEVYHLYFGNEVGAPGTIITFFPSPIGRKGRIGSGQVGVTTYAVPVGSLSFWEQRLASYQIPVTLKNRISESYLSFADYDGLRIELVEREEGPLSKWSFGGVPTEHAIKGFGGAVLYSNNPLQTAETLVHTMGMKHIADGDGYSRYRTTGDLGNIIDLKTTPVPQGAGGTGTVHHIAWRAQDDAEQLEWGRHIQSHGHHPTPVQDRQYFNAIYFRERGGILFEIATDPPGFARDEAVDAMGEKLMLPSWYEPHRAAIEENLSPFQIREIEVKQG from the coding sequence ATGACACTTCAAACTGCAGGAATTCATCATATTACCGCTTTTGTTGGAGATGCTCAGCGCAACGTTGACTTCTACGCCGGTATTCTAGGACTACGGCTTGTGAAGAAGACGATTAATTTTGACGCTCCGGAAGTTTATCATTTATATTTTGGGAATGAAGTAGGTGCTCCGGGAACGATTATTACCTTTTTCCCTTCACCTATTGGTCGTAAAGGCAGAATCGGCAGTGGGCAAGTTGGCGTAACGACTTACGCAGTACCAGTGGGCTCTCTGTCATTCTGGGAACAGCGTCTTGCTTCATATCAAATTCCGGTTACTCTTAAGAATAGAATCTCGGAATCTTATCTATCCTTTGCTGATTATGACGGATTGCGCATTGAACTGGTGGAACGTGAGGAAGGACCGCTTAGTAAATGGTCTTTCGGTGGGGTTCCAACCGAGCATGCTATCAAAGGGTTCGGTGGTGCTGTGCTCTACAGCAACAATCCGCTGCAAACTGCAGAAACGCTTGTCCATACGATGGGAATGAAGCATATCGCTGATGGAGACGGATATAGTCGTTATAGAACTACTGGCGATTTGGGTAATATTATTGATCTGAAGACAACACCGGTTCCGCAAGGAGCAGGAGGTACAGGCACCGTTCACCATATCGCATGGCGTGCACAAGACGACGCTGAGCAGCTGGAATGGGGGCGTCATATACAGAGTCATGGACATCATCCAACACCGGTTCAAGACCGCCAATACTTTAATGCGATCTATTTCCGCGAAAGAGGTGGAATCCTCTTCGAGATTGCTACGGATCCTCCGGGCTTTGCCCGTGATGAAGCAGTGGATGCCATGGGTGAGAAGCTGATGCTGCCATCTTGGTATGAACCGCATCGTGCGGCTATCGAAGAAAATTTAAGTCCTTTTCAAATAAGAGAAATTGAGGTGAAGCAGGGATGA
- a CDS encoding class I SAM-dependent methyltransferase: MIPENNSKQNIDRFLGFQEDYDRYRPEAPAMIIKLLTDYLGSTPSVVADIGCGTGLSTFLWKDVADNVIGIEPNPDMLGKAIDKLSRIEDPQSITFVQGYSNQLPLAADSVDIVTCSQSFHWMDPESTLREVSRVLRTGGVFAAYDCDWPLPLQQKVEERYTQLISKSEELLASLLPDAERAHKWDKEGHLSRIQASGAFSFAREIVLHNLESCDAQRYVGLALSQGGVRTVLKQDATLLDQDIADFTAAVEQHFQGRTLEVLVSYRMRIGIK, encoded by the coding sequence ATGATACCTGAAAACAATAGCAAGCAAAACATCGATCGATTTCTCGGCTTTCAAGAGGACTATGACCGCTATCGTCCTGAAGCTCCTGCCATGATCATCAAGCTGCTGACCGATTACTTGGGCAGCACACCTTCTGTCGTCGCAGATATAGGCTGTGGTACGGGCTTGTCTACTTTTCTGTGGAAGGATGTCGCGGACAACGTAATTGGCATTGAACCGAATCCAGATATGCTGGGAAAAGCAATCGATAAATTAAGCCGGATAGAAGATCCCCAATCCATCACTTTTGTACAAGGCTATTCTAACCAGCTTCCACTTGCAGCAGACAGCGTGGACATTGTGACCTGCTCGCAGTCATTCCACTGGATGGATCCTGAAAGTACACTTCGAGAGGTCTCTCGGGTCTTAAGAACAGGTGGCGTCTTCGCTGCCTACGATTGCGACTGGCCTCTCCCCCTTCAACAGAAGGTAGAAGAACGTTACACCCAACTGATCTCCAAATCAGAGGAACTGCTCGCTTCGCTCTTACCTGATGCTGAGAGAGCACATAAATGGGACAAAGAGGGGCATTTGTCACGGATTCAGGCTAGTGGAGCGTTCTCTTTTGCTAGAGAGATCGTACTTCATAATCTTGAGTCCTGCGATGCGCAGCGCTATGTCGGACTCGCTCTAAGTCAAGGCGGAGTAAGAACCGTGCTGAAGCAGGACGCTACCTTACTCGATCAGGACATTGCAGACTTCACAGCTGCGGTTGAACAACATTTTCAAGGACGCACCCTAGAGGTTCTGGTCAGCTATCGGATGAGAATCGGCATCAAATAA
- the mprF gene encoding bifunctional lysylphosphatidylglycerol flippase/synthetase MprF, whose protein sequence is MHSKQQTLERFKIVRLFLSIYRIRAVRALFPVAIIALVYWEGQHELKQVHLGLIMRELRRVPTSAVLQMIGFALLAVAVMSAYDYLIRAHFRLKVGLWDTFRYAWIANTFNNLIGFAGLAGVGLRTLMYKKSGVPTSVLTPAIVFLSPLMITGLSLLSWANIFGLLPATALLEEHHWLVFAVWGMALYLPFFVFVQRSALYAKWINRGQGRTPWLTVVASVGASFLEWSFAGVTFWTISSHLLHEVHFPVIFGIFTIAAIAGILSMAPGGIGAFDLIALLGLTQLGFKSDQAMAVLVIFRLFYYLIPWLIGLVLAALEFGLQGKKGQDRSAPGFEPSLNIWQKIWGWPGQYTFLSDLGVWALGKLVLASGLILLLSTATPGLLYRLKITEEILSFSIMQLSHHLSVLIGFMLILLSRGITLRVRSAYIWTSILLFSGSVFAVAKGFDYEEALFLLLVALILWISRSRFYRISAPVSRQNTIWWLALTSVIALSYYLLGSHVHRGFLKHLPPGVEPEWLQRHSHVAFTAVGGLAFSWIILTLLITLRPHRKPEELFGNFDMARLERFLGEAQGNALTHMLFLGDKSFFWAQDGKVLLAFARVRDKLVVLGDPLGNRSLMNEAISEFRQAADKFGLVVVFYQATPDFLSIYHEQGYHFFKLGEEALVTLDTFTLSGKKNSDLRSVCNRFEREGYAFEVVETPHAEDLLRELRSVSDEWLNGRTEKGYSLGWFNEAYLQLAPIVLLRNAKGTILAFASIAYGYDQGMTLSIDLMRHRKNVPNGTMDYLFVRLLEWAKSKGYHRFNLGNAPLSSVGENVGALKEEKLAHLVFKRGGHWYGFVGLRRYKEKFSPEWEPRYLAYPASIALPILTLDLVRLVSRHPKAEE, encoded by the coding sequence ATGCATTCAAAACAACAGACATTAGAGAGATTCAAAATTGTAAGGCTGTTCTTATCCATTTACCGGATCCGAGCGGTGAGAGCTCTCTTTCCAGTGGCTATCATAGCGCTGGTGTATTGGGAGGGGCAGCATGAGCTAAAGCAGGTTCATTTAGGACTTATTATGCGCGAGTTAAGAAGAGTGCCTACGTCTGCCGTTTTGCAAATGATTGGATTTGCGCTTCTTGCAGTAGCTGTAATGAGTGCCTACGATTATTTGATTCGGGCACATTTTCGTTTAAAAGTAGGGCTGTGGGACACCTTCCGCTATGCCTGGATTGCTAATACGTTTAATAATTTAATTGGTTTTGCAGGTCTGGCTGGAGTAGGTTTAAGAACGTTGATGTACAAAAAAAGCGGAGTGCCAACTTCCGTCCTAACACCGGCAATCGTATTTCTATCACCACTCATGATTACCGGGTTATCTTTACTTTCTTGGGCAAATATTTTTGGTTTACTCCCGGCAACGGCATTGCTGGAAGAGCATCATTGGTTAGTATTTGCGGTATGGGGGATGGCGCTTTATTTACCGTTTTTTGTGTTTGTACAGCGCTCTGCTCTTTATGCAAAGTGGATTAATCGGGGACAAGGTAGAACACCCTGGCTTACAGTAGTTGCTTCTGTGGGTGCCTCCTTTCTGGAATGGAGTTTTGCTGGCGTAACGTTTTGGACAATCAGTAGCCATCTCTTGCACGAGGTTCATTTTCCAGTCATATTCGGTATTTTTACGATTGCTGCGATCGCGGGCATCTTGAGTATGGCACCTGGTGGTATCGGTGCTTTTGATCTTATCGCATTGCTGGGTCTCACGCAGCTTGGATTCAAAAGTGATCAGGCCATGGCGGTGCTTGTAATTTTTAGATTGTTCTATTATCTCATTCCATGGTTGATCGGTCTGGTGCTGGCTGCTCTGGAGTTTGGTCTGCAGGGAAAAAAGGGTCAAGATCGTTCAGCTCCAGGGTTCGAACCCTCTCTTAACATATGGCAGAAGATCTGGGGATGGCCGGGTCAGTATACCTTTCTGAGCGATCTTGGTGTGTGGGCTCTAGGCAAGCTTGTATTAGCTAGTGGGCTTATACTATTACTATCAACTGCTACGCCTGGATTGTTGTACCGGCTGAAGATTACAGAGGAAATATTGTCATTCTCGATCATGCAGCTCTCACATCATTTATCTGTGCTTATTGGTTTTATGCTCATATTGTTGTCGCGAGGCATTACATTACGGGTCCGTAGCGCGTATATTTGGACCAGTATTCTGTTATTTTCTGGGTCCGTGTTTGCGGTGGCAAAAGGCTTTGATTATGAAGAGGCACTGTTTCTGCTCCTCGTTGCACTCATTCTGTGGATCTCCAGATCCCGGTTCTACAGGATTAGTGCTCCTGTCAGCAGACAGAATACGATCTGGTGGCTTGCGCTTACTTCAGTAATTGCCTTAAGCTACTATCTATTGGGAAGCCATGTTCATCGTGGGTTTCTGAAGCATCTCCCACCCGGTGTAGAGCCAGAGTGGCTACAGCGGCATAGTCATGTTGCTTTTACAGCCGTGGGGGGGCTGGCTTTCTCTTGGATCATTCTTACTTTGCTGATAACCCTTAGACCCCATCGTAAACCTGAGGAGTTATTCGGGAATTTTGATATGGCAAGGCTGGAACGTTTTCTAGGCGAAGCTCAAGGTAATGCCTTAACGCATATGTTGTTTTTGGGTGACAAAAGCTTCTTCTGGGCGCAAGACGGCAAGGTGCTGCTCGCTTTCGCTAGGGTTAGAGATAAGCTTGTAGTCCTTGGTGATCCATTGGGAAATAGAAGTCTCATGAATGAGGCGATCAGTGAATTTAGGCAAGCTGCGGATAAGTTCGGTTTGGTAGTAGTTTTTTATCAGGCCACACCTGATTTCTTATCGATCTATCATGAGCAGGGATATCACTTTTTCAAGCTGGGGGAAGAGGCGTTGGTAACGCTTGATACCTTTACGCTCAGTGGCAAGAAGAACAGTGATCTGCGAAGCGTATGCAACCGATTTGAGCGGGAAGGATATGCGTTCGAAGTTGTAGAGACGCCGCACGCTGAAGATTTGCTAAGGGAGCTGCGATCTGTTTCAGACGAATGGTTGAACGGACGTACCGAAAAAGGGTATTCGTTGGGTTGGTTTAATGAAGCCTATCTGCAACTGGCTCCGATCGTGCTGCTTCGGAATGCCAAAGGGACGATCCTGGCATTTGCATCTATTGCATACGGGTATGATCAGGGCATGACCCTATCGATTGATTTAATGCGACATCGAAAGAATGTACCGAACGGAACGATGGATTATTTATTTGTCCGTTTGCTAGAATGGGCGAAATCTAAGGGATATCATCGATTTAATCTAGGTAATGCTCCGCTGTCCAGTGTAGGTGAGAATGTGGGTGCCTTGAAAGAGGAGAAGCTGGCTCATCTCGTATTTAAAAGAGGGGGGCATTGGTACGGCTTTGTCGGATTGCGCCGGTATAAAGAAAAGTTCAGTCCGGAGTGGGAACCGCGTTACTTGGCTTATCCGGCTTCCATAGCGTTGCCGATCTTGACGCTGGATCTGGTGAGGTTAGTATCCCGCCATCCTAAGGCGGAGGAATAG
- a CDS encoding alpha/beta hydrolase, giving the protein MIHVFHKGKDVTKPTLVLFHGTGGNEQDLLPLAGLLSPDSSVLGIRGNVLENGMPRFFRRLAEGVFDEADLIFRTHEIKQFLDEAAAQYGFNANNLVAVGYSNGANIAGSLLFHYKDVFRAAILLHPMVPLRNITLPSLEGVSIFIGAGTNDPLIASSETEDLEIIFQKAGAEVTTHWGNQGHRLSVAEAEAARDWLQMCSTSTNA; this is encoded by the coding sequence ATGATTCATGTATTCCATAAAGGTAAAGATGTAACGAAACCCACGCTTGTATTATTTCACGGGACTGGAGGCAATGAGCAGGACTTGCTGCCGCTTGCCGGGTTGTTATCTCCTGATTCATCGGTGCTAGGCATCAGAGGGAATGTGCTGGAGAATGGTATGCCGCGGTTCTTCCGACGGTTAGCCGAAGGGGTATTCGATGAAGCAGATCTAATCTTCCGTACTCACGAGATCAAGCAGTTTCTGGATGAAGCCGCAGCGCAATATGGTTTCAATGCCAACAATCTGGTTGCCGTGGGTTACTCTAACGGTGCGAACATTGCAGGTAGCCTGCTGTTCCATTATAAGGATGTTTTCCGCGCTGCAATTCTACTGCATCCGATGGTACCGCTTCGGAATATTACGCTTCCTTCACTGGAAGGAGTATCTATCTTCATCGGAGCAGGCACAAATGATCCGCTTATCGCTTCTTCGGAGACTGAGGATTTGGAGATTATTTTTCAGAAGGCAGGCGCAGAGGTTACAACACACTGGGGCAACCAAGGTCATCGCCTGAGTGTTGCTGAGGCTGAAGCCGCTAGAGATTGGTTGCAAATGTGCAGCACATCTACAAATGCATAA
- a CDS encoding alpha/beta hydrolase, producing MTQTEVIKTGNEKKKHKVRNLLLKIVGAIVILIVLFLAVVYTVNVISSKSDQKKIHQYGQLVPVDGKSMNVLIQGEGEQTIVLLPGFGTGAPALDFKPLIDELSPYYKVVAVEPFGYGLSDETKKERTTENIVSEVHEAVQNLNIDQYILMGHSIAGIYGLEYAKKYPNEVSAFVGIDSSVPEQGGMDVKFPIKKLKLLKDSGLLRLGLQLSGDPYDGLPFDDETKKQMKLISLKNMNNSTTLNEMEHIYPNFVAARGLKFDKNLPIIFFIQANNTGVKDWIPLHEEQVKDSVHGKVMTFEGGHYLHHSRSKEIAENLRIFMGEIK from the coding sequence GTGACACAAACAGAGGTAATAAAAACGGGGAATGAAAAGAAAAAACATAAAGTACGTAACCTGTTGCTGAAAATAGTAGGAGCAATAGTGATTTTGATCGTGCTTTTTCTAGCCGTTGTTTATACAGTTAATGTGATTAGTAGCAAATCAGATCAGAAAAAGATACATCAATATGGTCAGTTAGTTCCTGTTGACGGAAAAAGTATGAATGTTTTGATCCAAGGAGAAGGTGAACAGACGATCGTGCTTTTACCGGGCTTTGGAACAGGTGCACCAGCGCTTGATTTTAAACCGTTGATCGATGAATTATCACCCTATTACAAAGTAGTGGCGGTTGAACCGTTTGGGTATGGACTCAGCGATGAAACTAAAAAAGAACGAACCACAGAGAATATCGTAAGTGAAGTTCATGAAGCCGTACAGAATCTTAACATTGACCAATACATTCTAATGGGTCACTCAATTGCAGGTATTTACGGACTAGAATATGCGAAGAAATATCCGAACGAAGTGAGTGCATTTGTGGGGATTGATAGTAGTGTTCCGGAGCAAGGCGGTATGGATGTTAAATTTCCAATAAAAAAATTAAAGCTGCTCAAAGATTCAGGTCTCCTTAGATTGGGACTGCAATTAAGTGGTGACCCTTATGATGGACTGCCATTTGATGATGAGACCAAAAAACAAATGAAATTGATATCGCTCAAAAATATGAATAATTCCACCACCTTAAATGAAATGGAACATATATATCCTAACTTTGTCGCAGCTAGAGGATTAAAATTCGACAAGAATCTTCCCATTATATTCTTTATACAAGCGAATAATACAGGCGTGAAGGATTGGATTCCTCTGCATGAAGAACAAGTTAAAGACTCTGTACATGGAAAAGTAATGACATTCGAGGGTGGACATTATTTACACCATTCCAGATCCAAGGAAATCGCTGAGAACCTAAGGATATTCATGGGAGAAATTAAATAA
- a CDS encoding 1,4-dihydroxy-6-naphthoate synthase: MTTELNIAFSPCPNDTFVFHAWAHGLVPNAPQLNVTYADIDITNTLAANGEGPEVLKISYAALPWVLERYKLLPCGGALGRGCGPLLLTASGPTAIKRPEKLAGRRIAVPSERSTAYLLFRLWAAQHITGGIGEIVVMPFDEIMPAVRDGHIDAGLVIHEARFTYASYGLNMLTDLGSWWESDTGLPIPLGAIIARRDLDADAITGWIRSSLQYAWDHPTDSRDYVLSHAQELAPEVAKSHIDLYVNDFSMNLGDDGYAAITSLLNRAAAEGLVPAIEPALLR; the protein is encoded by the coding sequence ATGACAACTGAGCTTAATATCGCTTTTTCCCCTTGCCCTAACGATACCTTTGTATTCCATGCCTGGGCACACGGGCTTGTCCCGAATGCACCACAACTTAATGTAACCTATGCCGACATTGATATTACCAACACACTCGCTGCTAATGGAGAGGGACCTGAAGTCCTTAAAATCTCCTATGCCGCTCTACCTTGGGTTCTTGAGCGCTACAAATTGCTGCCATGCGGCGGCGCACTGGGTCGTGGCTGCGGGCCGTTGCTTCTTACAGCAAGTGGCCCAACCGCGATTAAACGTCCCGAGAAGCTAGCTGGACGCCGAATTGCCGTACCTAGCGAACGTTCTACCGCTTATCTGCTCTTCAGATTATGGGCAGCACAGCATATAACGGGAGGGATTGGCGAAATCGTCGTCATGCCTTTCGATGAGATCATGCCTGCCGTACGCGATGGACATATCGACGCTGGACTGGTAATTCACGAAGCCCGTTTTACTTACGCATCTTACGGTCTTAATATGCTGACTGACCTGGGCAGCTGGTGGGAAAGCGATACCGGACTGCCGATTCCACTCGGCGCGATCATTGCTCGCCGCGATCTGGATGCCGATGCCATCACTGGCTGGATTCGCAGCTCTCTACAATATGCGTGGGATCATCCTACCGATTCTAGAGACTATGTGCTTAGCCACGCTCAAGAGCTGGCTCCAGAAGTGGCTAAATCACACATTGATCTCTATGTGAACGACTTCTCGATGAATCTAGGCGATGACGGCTACGCTGCGATCACCTCCTTACTAAATCGTGCTGCAGCAGAAGGACTTGTACCTGCCATCGAGCCTGCATTACTTCGGTAG